One Agrococcus jenensis genomic region harbors:
- a CDS encoding glycosyltransferase, with translation MTAVGWYVHHHGMGHLTRFLAIRPHVAASVVAFSSLPQPAALPVGTTWVQLPRDDEDEGAGAPSAAEPTAGGALHWAPIGHRGHAERMAAIAARAPHLDAIVVDVSVEVTLLARLLGRRVVLMTQPGDRTDEPHVLGRRLADAVIAPWPADDGEVHPVGGISRFATWERSASRRPGAVLALGGGGRDAAWDAMLRQAIAATPDRQWRIAGGATWIDDPWLALCEAEVVVTAAGQNAIADVAAAGASAIVVPRPRPFDEQHRTAAMLDELGLAVVVDAPAPDDWPALLARAQALQPDWSAWGVPGAAGRAAAIIDRVAAGGRP, from the coding sequence GTCGGCTGGTACGTGCACCACCACGGCATGGGGCACCTGACCCGCTTCCTCGCGATCCGGCCGCACGTCGCCGCGTCGGTGGTCGCGTTCAGCTCGCTGCCGCAGCCCGCGGCGCTGCCCGTCGGCACGACGTGGGTGCAGCTGCCTCGCGATGACGAGGACGAGGGGGCGGGTGCGCCATCCGCGGCCGAGCCGACGGCGGGCGGCGCGCTGCACTGGGCGCCCATCGGGCACCGCGGGCATGCCGAGCGGATGGCGGCGATCGCGGCTCGCGCGCCGCACCTCGACGCGATCGTCGTCGACGTCTCGGTCGAGGTGACGCTGCTCGCGCGGCTCCTCGGGCGCCGCGTCGTGCTGATGACGCAGCCGGGCGACCGCACCGACGAGCCGCACGTGCTCGGCCGACGGCTCGCCGACGCGGTGATCGCCCCGTGGCCGGCCGACGACGGCGAGGTCCACCCGGTGGGCGGCATCTCGCGCTTCGCGACGTGGGAGCGCTCGGCCTCGCGCCGTCCCGGCGCCGTGCTCGCGCTCGGCGGCGGGGGCCGGGACGCGGCGTGGGACGCGATGCTGCGCCAGGCGATCGCGGCGACGCCCGACCGGCAGTGGCGCATCGCCGGCGGCGCGACGTGGATCGACGACCCGTGGCTGGCGCTCTGCGAGGCGGAGGTCGTGGTCACGGCCGCGGGGCAGAACGCGATCGCCGACGTCGCCGCGGCCGGGGCCAGCGCCATCGTCGTGCCGCGGCCGCGCCCGTTCGACGAGCAGCACCGCACGGCCGCCATGCTGGACGAGCTGGGCCTCGCCGTCGTCGTCGACGCCCCCGCGCCCGATGACTGGCCGGCGCTGCTCGCCCGCGCGCAGGCGCTCCAACCGGACTGGAGCGCATGGGGCGTGCCCGGCGCCGCGGGCAGGGCCGCGGCGATCATCGACCGCGTCGCGGCAGGAGGACGGCCATGA